One segment of Deinococcus metalli DNA contains the following:
- a CDS encoding FAD binding domain-containing protein, whose translation MYPASFDYQKAESVDQALAALAANPDLKIIAGGHSLLPAMKLRLAQPPALLDVWGLEELRGITRDGDTFVVGAMTTHADILRSEVPLFPEVAGWVGDPMVRNRGTIGGSLAHADPSADYPAAALALGVEFVIRGQSGERTVHADDMFQGMFESAVQPGELLTHIRIPATIQASAYEKFRHPASHYAVVGVAMAKHASGEVRAAYTGAAEKAHRLSKLEDGIRSAEFQFKNLVEAGDLLGDRFASAEYRAHLVDVLSERAYKRLG comes from the coding sequence ATGTACCCAGCCAGTTTCGACTACCAGAAAGCCGAGAGCGTCGATCAGGCGCTGGCCGCCCTCGCCGCCAACCCCGACCTCAAGATCATCGCCGGCGGGCACTCGCTGCTGCCGGCCATGAAACTCCGCCTCGCCCAGCCGCCCGCCCTGCTCGACGTGTGGGGCCTGGAAGAACTGCGGGGCATCACCCGTGACGGCGACACCTTCGTGGTGGGCGCGATGACCACGCACGCCGACATCCTCCGCAGCGAGGTGCCCCTCTTCCCGGAAGTGGCCGGGTGGGTCGGTGACCCCATGGTGCGCAACCGCGGCACCATCGGCGGCAGCCTCGCCCACGCCGACCCCAGTGCGGACTACCCCGCCGCCGCCCTCGCCCTGGGCGTCGAGTTCGTGATCCGCGGCCAGAGCGGCGAACGCACCGTGCACGCCGACGACATGTTCCAGGGCATGTTCGAGAGCGCCGTGCAGCCTGGCGAACTCCTCACGCATATCCGCATTCCGGCCACCATCCAGGCCTCGGCCTACGAGAAGTTCCGGCACCCGGCCAGCCACTACGCCGTGGTCGGCGTCGCCATGGCGAAACATGCCAGCGGGGAGGTGCGCGCCGCGTACACCGGGGCGGCCGAGAAGGCACACCGCCTGAGCAAGCTGGAAGACGGCATCCGCAGCGCCGAGTTCCAGTTCAAGAACCTCGTGGAGGCTGGGGACCTGCTGGGCGACCGGTTTGCCAGCGCCGAGTACCGGGCGCATCTGGTGGACGTGCTGTCCGAGCGGGCTTACAAGCGGCTGGGCTGA
- a CDS encoding DUF1345 domain-containing protein, whose product MSTPTRTRPHALLRMLSGIVVGTVGALLVPASWKLEGRVLIGWVLLCITILVQLWPEMMRAGPARTKELATVEDDSRALAGTITMSAAVISLVGVGFLLSDAHQAKGAAEIALTALAVLVVTASWLLVQTEYALHYARNYYQHGRGVIFPHGEDELHEPIYWDFAYLAVTVGMTYQVSDTDLNTRAMRRLTLGHALLSYVFGTVIIAVTINGIAGLIE is encoded by the coding sequence ATGAGCACACCCACCCGCACCCGCCCCCACGCGCTGCTGAGGATGCTCTCCGGGATCGTGGTCGGCACCGTGGGCGCCCTGCTCGTCCCGGCCTCGTGGAAACTCGAGGGCCGCGTGCTGATCGGGTGGGTGCTGCTGTGCATCACGATCCTCGTGCAGCTGTGGCCCGAGATGATGCGCGCCGGCCCCGCCCGCACCAAGGAACTCGCCACCGTCGAGGACGACTCGCGCGCCCTGGCCGGCACCATCACCATGAGCGCGGCCGTGATCAGCCTGGTCGGAGTGGGCTTTCTGCTGTCCGACGCCCACCAGGCCAAGGGCGCGGCGGAGATCGCCCTGACGGCCCTGGCCGTGCTGGTCGTCACCGCGTCATGGCTGCTCGTGCAGACCGAATACGCCCTGCACTACGCCCGGAACTACTACCAGCACGGCCGCGGCGTGATCTTCCCCCACGGCGAGGACGAGCTGCACGAACCGATCTACTGGGATTTCGCGTACCTGGCCGTCACAGTCGGCATGACCTACCAGGTCAGCGACACCGACCTCAACACCCGCGCCATGCGCCGCCTGACCCTCGGCCACGCCCTGTTGTCCTACGTGTTCGGCACCGTGATCATCGCTGTGACCATCAACGGCATCGCCGGCCTGATCGAGTAA